One Ostrea edulis chromosome 6, xbOstEdul1.1, whole genome shotgun sequence genomic window, caaaattctattatttgacctttactaaaagatcaaggtcaaaggtaatcaAAAATGGTACACAACACACTGTCTTCTCATGGTATACTCACATATCAAATATGATCAAAGGCcaatgtcaaaagacaaaaaaagttatggcctggacaaaCTTTGTAAGAGAAGTGGAAGAAGAAtccacactaaaacaatatgtcacCCTTCTGgaaaggggagacataattaaaGGGCAGTAACATGTGAAATTATTATACAGTCATACAGGAGAGTAACAtgtgaaacaagaggtactgtgagcaatgctcaccaagaataccccccacttaccccaatctcccaaagggtgttggtaataggtataaactacctcttttctgagtgtaaaaaacaaatggcatgacaaaccgaaccatattgctacttcgatgtccagtgcgcatgacctttgaccttttgaccccaaaatcaatagggaacatcttcatcccatgggtagtccatatatatgatatggtgactgtaggtgggaaggataacgctttagagcccggaaaccatattgctacttcaatgtccagtgcgcttgacctttgaccttttgaccccaaaatcaatagggaacatcttcatcccatgggtagtccatatgcttgatatggtgactgtaggtggaaaggataacgctttagagcccagaaaccatattgctacttcaatgtccagtgtgcttgacctttgaccttttgatcccaaaatcaataaggaacatcttcatcccatgggtagtccatatgtatgatatggtgactgtaggtggaaaggataacactttagagcccggaaaccatattgctacttcgatgtccagtgtgcttgaccaatgaccttttgaccccaaaatcgatagggaacattttcatcccatgggtagttcatatatatgatatggtgacggtaggtggaaaggataatgctttagagcccggaaaccattgcgtctacagacggacgaacagacagacggacaacccgattccagtatacccccccccccccccccccccccccacaacttgttgcggggggtataattattatACAGTCAGACAGGAGAGTAACATGTGAAATTATTATACAGTCAGACAGGAGAGTAATATGTGAAATTATTATACAGTCAGACAGGAGAGTAATATGTGAAATTATTATACATTCACACAGGAGAGTAACATGTGAAATTATTATACAGTCACACAGGAGAGTAACATGTGAAATTATTATATAGTCAGACAGGAGAGTAACATGTGAAATTATTATACAATCACACAGGAGAGTAACATGTGAAATTATTATACAGTCAGACAGGAGAGTAACATGTGAAATTATTATACAGTCAGACAGTTAGTTGGATAGAGTCAGGATTCCCTGTGTACCTTCAGGAAATTGGCATTATTAAGCAGACTTACCAAAGTCAGAGTAGTAGGCATGAGTAATCAAGGCAACCAAAAAGTCCTCATTAAACTCAAAGGAGCAGGGAAATTGTTGCCAAATCTGTAATCCAAATCATTTCAATTCATTTGTTTTCCTAGTAATGTCATGGTACAATGCACACAGAAATCTGggtatcaaaaataaaatatgaatctaattggttgattgattgtatcttgtttaacatccctctggcgaattttttactcatatggagacattacCAAGACTactgaagggcttcaaattttaggcctatgctcggtgcttacagccattgagcagtgagggttctttagcttgccacagtgagggttctttagcttgccacacctactgccactacccatgacattcacatctgatgccaagcatttggcgatggaactgtcactacctgccACACACAGTCACTGATTATTCCCCCTACCTGCCACACAGACACTGATTATTCCCCCTACCTGCCACACACAGTCACTGATTATTACCCCTACCTGCCACACACAGTCACTGATTATTCCCCCTACCTGTCACACACAGACACTGATTATTCCCCCTACCTGTCACACACAGTCACTGATTATTACCCCTACCTGCCACACACAGTCACTGATTATTCCCCCTACCTGTCACACACAGTCACTGATTATTACCCCTACCTGCCACACACAGTCACTGATTATTCCCCCTACCTGTCACACACAGTCACTGATTATTACCCCTACCTGTCACACAGTCACTGATTATTACCCCTACCTGCCACACACAGACACTGATTATTCCCCCTACCTGTCACACAGTCACTGATTATTACCCCTACCTGCCACACACAGACACTGATTATTTCCCCTACCTGTCACACACAGACACTGATTATTTCCCCTACCTGCCACACACAGACACTGATTATTCCCTCTACCTGTCACACAGTCACTGATTATTACCCCTACCTGCCACACACAGACACTGATTATTCCCCCTACCTGTCACACACAGACACTGATTATTTCCCCTACCTGTCACACACAGACACTGATTATTTCCCCTACCTGCCACACACAGACACTGATTATTCCTCCTACCTGCCACACAGACACTGATTATTCCCCCTACCTGCCACACACAGACACTGATTATTCCCCCTACCTGCCACACAGACACTGATTATTCCCCCTACCTGCCACACACAGTCACTGATTATTACCCCTACCTGTCACACACAGTCACTGATTATTACCCCTACCTGCCACACACAGTCACTGATTATTCCCCCTACCTGTCACACAGTCACTGATTATTACCCCTACCTGCCACACACAGTCACTGATTATTACCCCTACCTGCCACACACAGTCACTGATTATTCCCCCTACCTGTCACACAGTCACTGATTATTACCCCTACCTGCCACACACAGACACTGATTATTCCTCCTACCTGCCACACACAGTCACTGATTATTACCCCTACCTGCCACACATAGACACTGATTATTCCCCCTACCTGCCACACACAGTCCAGAAAGAGAAGGAAGACTGGGGACTCCTGTCTGTTCTTTGTGACAGCAAAAGCAGACTTGACACAGCGGTCATTGAAGGGGTGTCCTGCTTGCAGCCATTCTCTTTCTACCAGAGCTTCAAACCTTCAAAAGACTCTATGCTTAAAAGCAGGTCGACTTCTTTCTTATATTAGATATTTGACTGAATGTTTACAATAACTTCATTTTCTGGTTGCACAAAACTTCATGCTAATTATAATTCAATCACTTGTACAACTTCCCTTTTAAAGTTTCAACATCTtattaatagatttaatgttaATAAAATGCAACTTTTGCTTCAAAGCATGTTACGGATTAACACTTGACAAACTCCGTGTAGAATTTTACCCATTGATGGTTCTACAGTCGTGGTCTAGGACGACTTGGACTAGAGAAGTGATCTGGAGCGTGCTGTCAAAGCCTTCCGACCCGTGGACTAGGACATTGGCTCCTGTTATGAATATCATTTTCTACATCATTTCACTCAGCATCAACTTCAATCCTTTATGAAAATCACTTTTTACCCTCTGCAtagatttttatttatcttaTGATAAAGGGATAAGAAATCCTTCCTTTAATTTAATCTTAATAACatgcaaacaaaaaaaaagattaaataaTTAATGTCTTTTAGCTGAAGAGATTACAATCAATCATCAAATTCAACTTGAAAACATCATACAGGTCTTTACAAAAGTACATATATCCTCTGCTTACCTTCCGAGTCGATACATTGAGCTACAGTACAAGCACATGTTAATACATCCTTAACATGAGTCAACCAGTTGCTGGATTCCAGCTTCGACAGCCATTTGTCCATACTACAGCCATCATCAGTACATGCTGTAATTATTCACACGAAACATGACCATATTTCTAATTATCATTTAAACCATATTtctaattatcatttaattattcACATGAAACATGACCAaatttctagttattatttcattattcacACAAAACATGACAAAACTTCTAgctacagtccctgaaacgttctacttcaCCATATTTCCATTCGTTCACCGTTCATTCACTGTGCACTCtacgttcagcgtgcgctcaccgttcgttcaccgttcacaaagcgttcagcgtgcactcaccgttcgttcattgtcattcggaacaccaaagtgaaaggaccaatcttgatagcaaggcgaaaatgaaaattgaacgtgtgcgtaagagtggaagaatactttcttactatatcagaaatttaattttgaagtaccAAATGTCAGGATTACCCACTGTGAATGCCGAAaggttcatttgagcttttgttaaaaacaattctaaatgagagacgaatataagagcttgtcgttatgaatttaacccaagtacaaaaaataaggcagtttcaggtaatgaataacctcttcccctgtgttcccgatttagcatttacaagttcgggcacaaattattataattattttgcattgcttgacaagAGCTTTAAACAAGTCACCCccttctttgaaaaataaaaacaaacaaacgatgctacataatgtacattgtaccgtatgtacgtgtcagaatgtcaaactgatatAGCTATTTCTACGCCTATATTATATGAAAGACATTGTtaataaactgatatttactactcttgccaaacttgaaacttttgtaacatttgtccttaatgcaaagatgtaattgtttatctggTACGTTTCTGCATTACCCTTTAAAAATTCTACGAGtagttcagtataataaacagttttatctacattaaatatatacaaatattgaacGATCTAACCGCAATCAATGGtcacatcaaaaataaaaatagaaagttttgCACTGATCATTTCCTCGGGTCGATGTAGCtgcgacaaatgaatgacacaaaatgtaagtagGGATGTTTAATACTGTTAGGAGTGTTGAGGTGTTGACACAGGGTATACTGTCCGTATTGCttgtttactgcatctatcttgactcctttgggggtgtttgttaattacaggtatcccaaacgatcgagctcgtaaagtttgaagccatacTTGAACACCTGTTAATTCTGGATGTGACTACGCATGTAGACtatattgttttccttttcacatgcattattcatgtattatacccatgcattaaatgtatctgtacatgtaatggtatacacaatatacatacaaaatttgcttttgtttgtgtatgactgttgcgtgtattaatgtacaatttgcgataatttcatgaaatatatatatgtatactcggtacttgtacaaaaatatattacattgaatatatccaaaactgtaaaatatgctgtatcacgattccggtttatttaattttttattaattgatgaaatatacatgtacatgtattttgttacttgattatgaaataagtaaaatcccaggAAAAATTCTGAAACATTCCGATTAAATAGAtcattttgcgttcagcgtgcgctcagcgTTCAttcaccaaattgcgttcacTGTTTGCTCTGCGTTCATTCACGGTTCGCTCTACGTTCATTCACCGTTCTCTCACCGTGCGTTCaacgttcgctcaccgttcaagtgggaaagaagaacgtttcagAGACTGTATCAACCACAATATTCTGAAAGTTTGAGCATAGACAGAATTTGGGGGGTTTTCCCCCAAAGAATTTTGCTTTCTATGACATAGAGGACTTTTCTGTTAGTAATTTTCTGTATTAATTGGAATGTCCTCCTTACAAACCTTCTAAGAGTTTGATCAGGGACTCGTGGAATGTCTGTCTCTTCTCAATACTCTGGTGAATTCTCCTCCAGTGTGAATAGTGGGCATCAGGCTCATAACCCCCGCCTACAAAATACAAAGTTAAAATTCATAGAGTCGCTGGCCCTGCCTACAAAATACAAAGTTAAAATTCATAGAGTCGCTGGCCCTGCCTACAAAATACAAAGTTAAAATTCATAGAGTAGCTGGCCCCGCCTACAAAATACAAAGTTAACATTCATAAAGCTGCTGGCCCCGCCTACAAAAATCAAGGTACAATTCATAGAGCTGTTGGCCCCGCCTACAAAAATCAAGGTACAATTCAAGGTGCAGAGTATTCTATATATCAGATTATATGTACTGTTATGTTACCTTTAGTCTGTGATGCTTTGATTGATCTGTATCCGATTACATGTACTGTTATGTTACCTTTGGTCTGTGAGGCCTTGGCTGGTCTGTATCAAATTACATATACTATTACGGTATTATGTTACCTTTAGTCTGTGAGGCCTTGGCTGCGGCCTGGGATCTTGTGTCGATGATGTACCCCCTCTTCCCTATTCCCAGTACAGCATTCAGAAGCTTTTCATCCTCTTTACATCGTTTGTTGTTTGGACCCGTCAGAGGTTGGCTACATCTCATCATCACTGCCTACATGGCACAAAAGTTTACACATTAGTTTTAGTGAGGTGTCCcttatacatacactgtatgtataggAAATCTCAAACAGGACAACTAGACTCAGTGACCATAGcctgataattacatgtaaatcaattgaaatttcaaattcatttgatTCTAAACCTTCTAACTTTACCTTTGCTTGTCTTCATTAGTAAGTTTACCATTGTCTGTGTTAGTAACTACAGTTACTAAACCTTTGTCTGTGGTAGTAATGTTACCTTTGTCTGTCTGTGATAGTAACTTTAACTTTTTTCTGTCTGTGGTAGTAATGTTACCTCAGTTGTCTGCTTTAGTCagcaacgaaattaaggggaaatactcgctaaatgcgagttaaaaattgaaattgcgagtaaaaaatcacaagtgatcgtatctttttgcgagtgaaaaaaccccTGATCTTTTcccggatttcctcggtttattggctgtactttgaagtttacaataattttgtcttgtgcattGAATcactttacagaatgaatatacaagtattgaaaaagtaaacgtggataGAATAAAttactaaggccaaggtcatctcagtcagtgatgtcgaagatggcctacttAAAGCACACTTCGGGCGTCTCAGtaacgtctgatttaaataacaagcatgttgatctcgtccgtgtctacatgaaacaacacatgacagtgtgtcaccgtttcacgcggtgtccttctgtattctatagtcaaacacttccgagttcgcggggttttcttttcaactagaattttttagattaAATTTctaaaagttttgaacatatagtttgaattggcACAAACAGtcttcaatatttcaatccacatgatgttgtaaataggtggtagatctctggacagcgagtacaCCGCACAAGTGTACACTATGACCCTCACCATGCACCATGTATGTTctctgataattcattaaattttaaatgaaagaattcgcaatcttatttttatctttgcactttaaaggagattttaaaagattttccctatattttgataaagagacatgcttgttttcttaaattcatgtaaaacagcaatcgattaaaaaatgctagtaaaagctcaattttgctagttggaaaataatccactagctaaaatttgctagtagtgaaaaaagttaatttcaataCCTGTTTAGTAACTTTCCCTTTGTCTGTCTGTGAGAGTAACTTTACCTTTGTCTGTCTGCTTTAGTAACTTTACCTTTGTCTGTCTGCTTTCGTAACTTTACCCATGTTTGTCCGTTTTAGAAATGTTAcctttgtttctttgttttagtaATGTTatcactgtctgtctgttttAGTAACTTTACCTTTGTCTGTCTGTGAGAGTAACTGTACCTTTGTCTGTCTGTGGTAGTAATGTTACCTCAGTTTGCCTGCTTTAGTAACTTTACCTTTGTCTGCCTGTGGTAGTACCTTTACCTTTGTCTGTCTGTGAGAGTAACTGTACCTTTGTCTGTCTGTGGTAGTAATGTTACCTCAGTTTGTCTGTTTTAGTAAATTTACCTTTGTCTGCCTGTGGTAGTACCTTTACCTTTGTCTGTCTGTGAGAGTAACTGTACCTTTGTCTGCCTGTGGTAGTACCTTTACCTTTGTCTGTCTGTGAGAGTAACTGTACCTTTGTCTGTCTGTGGTAGTAATGTTACCTCAGTTTGTCTGTTTTAGTAAATTTACCTTTGTTTGTCTGTGATAGTAACTTTacttttgtctgtctgttttaGTAACTTTACCTTTGTCTGTCTGCTTTAGTAACTTTACCTTTCTCTGTCTGTTTTAGTAACTTTACCTTTGTCTGTCTGTGAGAGTAACTTTACCTTTGTCTGTCTGCTTTAGTAACTTTACCTTTGTCTGTCTGCTTTCGTAACTTTACCCATGTTTGTCCGTTTTAGAAATGTTAcctttgtttctttgttttagtaATGTTatcactgtctgtctgttttAGTAACTTTacctttgtctgtctgttttaGTAACTGTACCTTTGTCTGTCTGTGGTAGTAATGTTACCTCAGTTTGCCTGCTTTAGTAACTTTACCTTTGTCTGCCTGTGGTAGTACCTTTACCTTTGTCTGTCTGTGAGAGTAACTGTACCTTTGTCTGTCTGTGGTAGTAATGTTACCTCAGTTTGTCTGTTTTAGTAAATTTACCTTTGTCTGCCTGTGGTAGTACCTTTACCTTTGTCTGTCTGTGAGAGTAACTGTACCTTTGTCTGCCTGTGGTAGTACCTTTACCTTTGTCTGTCTGTGAGAGTAACTGTACCTTTGTCTGTCTGTGGTAGTACCTTTACCTTTGTCTGTCTGTGAGAGTAACTGTACCTTTGTCTGTCTGTGGTAGTAATGTTACCTTTGTCTGTCTGTGAGAGTAACTTTacttttgtctgtctgttttaGTAACTTTACCTTTGTCTGTCTGTGAGAGTAACTGTACCTTTGTCTGTCTGTGGTAGTAACGTTACCTTTGTCTGTCTGTGAGAGTAACTTTACCTTTGTCTGTCTGTGGTAGTAACTGAGAACAGGAAAACGACCATGTTGACGAAATTGTGAGGATTTAATGACTGTATCATCATCGATTGATTTTGGAACGATAACCGAATGAGAATAGGAAGGGCAGATCTACAAAACACAAAACAGGTCTCAATATTAGGGACAGATCTACAAAACAGGTCTCAATAGAAGGGACTGATCTACAAAACAGGTCTTAATAGAAGGGACAGATCTACAAAACAGGTCTTAATAGAAGGGACAGATCTACAAAACAAGTCTCAATAGAAGGGACAGATCTACAAAACAAGTCTCAATAGAAGGGACAGATGTACAAAACAAGTCTCAATATTAGGGACAGATCTACAAAACAAGTCTCAATATTAGGGACAGATCTACAAAACAGGTCTTAATAGAAGGGACAGATCTACAAAACAAGTCTCAATAGAAGGGACAGATCTACAAAACAGGTCTTAATAGAAGGGACAGATCTACAAAACAGGCTTCAATAGAAGGGACAGATGTACAAAACAGGCCTCAATAGAAGGGACAGATCTATAAAACAGGTCTCAATATTAGGGACAGATCTACAAACAGGTCTCAATAGAAGGGACAGATCTATAAAATAGGTCTTAATAGAAGGGACCGATCTACAAAACAGGTCTTAATAGAAGGGACCGATCTACAAAACAGGTCTTAATAGAAGGGACAGATCAACAAAACACAAAACAGGTCTCAATAGAAGGGACTGATCTACAAAACAAGTCTCAATAGAAGGGACAGATCTACAAAACAGGTCTCAATAGAAGGGACAGATCTACAAAACAGGTCTCAATAGAAGGGACAGATCTACAAAACAGGTCTCAATAGAAGGGACAGATCTACAAAACACAAGTGTCACCTTTTGTATGTGTTATTTTAAATAAGCAGATACAAATAATTTCTATATTCAGTTAATCACCAAAATTTAAGTCACCCATTTCTTTTCATTAGACTTAAAACATGTTCAGACATGAGTTATGCTTATTTGTAACTTTGTAACTTaaaggagaaggcttatataggcacTGCCTTCTGTCTTATCATAAATCCTTATTatgttatacataataaaatactgtttaaattgaATTTGTAACTTTTTTATTAAATAATCCTTTCACTGAAAACATAATTGCTTCAAACCTTTTCTTAAATTGAACTGACAAAAATATGATCAACAAGATAATGATGAGTAATAAATATATTTGGTCCATTAAAATAAGCATCAAACTGCTACCTAAATGgttatacagtcaaacctgtattaagagaccgtccacaaagaatggaaaaaaggtcacatatgacaggtggtctctttTAAAATAGaggttgcctattttccgcagttaatggataaaatatcgtaaataattcgtacaatggagaaaatgactacatgcatttggaatttatcattaactaaagaatatcaagtacggttttaatagttgtaaaataaaattaataatacactgtagttaaaaatctagaatatgatgtgttgtatcataattttttattcatcaaaaattacatttaatctatttaagaatgataaactttgcatgcatttcatagtacacatttacatgagattcaaaaattatttatgaactgcatgtaaattttctaaaacttataaacactttgttgtaaagggtatttatgtatagcctacttgtacaCTGTAACTAAAAATGCaatgcttgtggtaagaaagcaaatgTTGAAGTTTTgcgtctccttttgtacaatacatgctggaaaaatgttattcaatttgagaaacattaaataaatcacaatatccattgtacatgcacagcaaatcttttaagcttagaactaatgcaggcaattttcttgaacttggacgtgtcaaatactcgggacatgtcgaagtgagccgctagttccggtcattattctTGAAACCTCTagtatctcatgcaggaaaaactgtgaatactccgtttaaaatttcagtcctaagcacaatatttacctgatttatatcacaATGGGGCAAATTTTTACTCTGttgaacataatggtataacaagtggtagattttcatttccgatctagcctacccggcacttcttaaagtttgtcgaaattcacaccttcaagCCTTGAtgccctgatccttgattttgttaaataaacatcaactcgggttttattaattaaccacacacgacactgcatgttgacagcttaggtataataatttattcagagGGCTGACTAAACAAGATCATCGCCAAACTGTGCGTatcaaaacgaaagtgttaggggcgataattcccagaagaGTCGACTCAACCGAAATCGAAAATAGTAATcacgttgtaatcgaaaaatgtacagtcgttaaatagaggtaaaatttcgtgaaaatacacgaaaaggttgtaaaaatcatggtcttTGGTCacgtcagacaggtggtcgtttaatacaggtacaatatatagagtaacgtcttggggggaactttttatggtcacatacgacagtgagtcgcttaatacagtgggtcgctatggcagttttgactgtaacTTCTTTTTGTACAAGACTGAATGTAATTTGATTTTCCAACATCATTTTGACCTCCCTGTgagtaatgtaatgtaatgaatGAATGTAATCCCTGCCCTTACTTTATACTCCCCAGGTACAAGATTGAATACAATCCCTGCCCTTACTTTGTACTCCCCATGTACAAGATTGAATGTAATCTGCACCATTACTTTGTATTCCCTGTTAATGTTGGTCACCCGCCATTCATCTGCACACTCCTTAAATCTCGGGTAGTCGTTCTCGGGCTGGAAGGCCTGCCAGCCATCTTCCAATGGCTCAAACATTGCTCGATAGAAAAAAGGGTATTTCAGAGTGACATCATCTAAAAAGTAAGACAAAACGCATTTTAATATCAATGATGCCAACTTCCAGAAGGatattt contains:
- the LOC125647544 gene encoding myotubularin-related protein 9-like isoform X1, whose translation is MEFAEFIKVPMVDNVTLYRPFKVPDNGTLCITGHHMIFSTRQTENHEELWLLHSAVDAVERKMMQSNGKVSIILRCKDFKFLSLEIENAEVMNSVATSIEQLSNIDDVTLKYPFFYRAMFEPLEDGWQAFQPENDYPRFKECADEWRVTNINREYKICPSYSHSVIVPKSIDDDTVIKSSQFRQHGRFPVLSYYHRQTKAVMMRCSQPLTGPNNKRCKEDEKLLNAVLGIGKRGYIIDTRSQAAAKASQTKGGGYEPDAHYSHWRRIHQSIEKRQTFHESLIKLLEACTDDGCSMDKWLSKLESSNWLTHVKDVLTCACTVAQCIDSEGANVLVHGSEGFDSTLQITSLVQVVLDHDCRTINGFEALVEREWLQAGHPFNDRCVKSAFAVTKNRQESPVFLLFLDCVWQIWQQFPCSFEFNEDFLVALITHAYYSDFGTFLCNNEKERKKFKLSERTVSLWTYLTRPEILEQYLNPMYDPNPHVIWPSVAPQSLGVWTSLYQRSYIKDAKKKEAWREIDKIQSRDKELRSRVAKLRRMLASLEKEALSSGVMMPTDLEEDCTLEGGT
- the LOC125647544 gene encoding myotubularin-related protein 9-like isoform X2, with the protein product MEFAEFIKVPMVDNVTLYRPFKVPDNGTLCITGHHMIFSTRQTENHEELWLLHSAVDAVERKMMQSNGKVSIILRCKDFKFLSLEIENAEVMNSVATSIEQLSNIDDVTLKYPFFYRAMFEPLEDGWQAFQPENDYPRFKECADEWRVTNINREYKAVMMRCSQPLTGPNNKRCKEDEKLLNAVLGIGKRGYIIDTRSQAAAKASQTKGGGYEPDAHYSHWRRIHQSIEKRQTFHESLIKLLEACTDDGCSMDKWLSKLESSNWLTHVKDVLTCACTVAQCIDSEGANVLVHGSEGFDSTLQITSLVQVVLDHDCRTINGFEALVEREWLQAGHPFNDRCVKSAFAVTKNRQESPVFLLFLDCVWQIWQQFPCSFEFNEDFLVALITHAYYSDFGTFLCNNEKERKKFKLSERTVSLWTYLTRPEILEQYLNPMYDPNPHVIWPSVAPQSLGVWTSLYQRSYIKDAKKKEAWREIDKIQSRDKELRSRVAKLRRMLASLEKEALSSGVMMPTDLEEDCTLEGGT